In the genome of Tursiops truncatus isolate mTurTru1 chromosome 21, mTurTru1.mat.Y, whole genome shotgun sequence, one region contains:
- the SARAF gene encoding store-operated calcium entry-associated regulatory factor isoform X2: MAPAVLESYFVDRAANLGDRVLLRDIKALTLHYDRYTTSRRLDPIPQLKCVGGTAGCDSYTPKVIQCQNKGWDGYDVQWECKTDLDIAYKFGKTVVSCEGYESSEDQYVLRGSCGLEYHLDYTELGLKKSRESGKNHGFNSFSDYYNKLYSRESCSISGVLTIVVLLAIAFGVYKFFLSNGHDSPPPYSEYPPYSHRYQRFTNSEGPSPAGFKSEFTGPHGAASGFGNAFTGQQGHENSGPGFWTGLGTGGILGYLFGSNRAATPFSDSWYYPSSYSSSWNRRAYSPLRGDPGSYSACSSSEPKTRTASGYGGTRRR; this comes from the exons ATGGCACCGGCAGTCCTTGAGTCATACTTCGTGGACAGGGCTGCAAACCTTGGAG ACAGAGTATTGTTGCGGGATATAAAAGCTCTTACCCTCCACTATGACCGCTATACTACTTCCCGTAGGTTGGATCCGATCCCACAGTTGAAATGTGTTGGAGGCACAGCTGGATGTGATTCTTATACCCCCAAAGTCATACAGTGTCAGAACAAAGGCTGGGATGGTTATGATGTACAG TGGGAATGTAAGACCGATTTAGATATCGCGTACAAATTTGGAAAAACTGTGGTGAGCTGTGAAGGCTATGAATCCTCTGAAGACCAGTATGTACTGAGAGGTTCCTGTGGCTTGGAGTATCACTTAGATTACACGGAACTTGGCCTGAAGAAATCGAGAGAGTCTGGAAAAAACCATGGCTTTAACTCTTTCTCTGATTATTATAATAAGTTGTACTCCCGAGAATCTTGTAGCATCAGTGGAGTGCTTACCATCGTGGTGCTACTTGCTATTGCCTTTGGAGTTTATAAATTCTTCCTTAGTAATGGTCATGATTCTCCTCCACCATATTCTGAGTATCCTCCATATTCCCATCGTTATCAGAGATTCACCAATTCTGAAGGACCCTCTCCTGCAGGCTTTAAGTCTGAGTTCACAG gaccGCATGGTGCAGCTTCTGGTTTTGGCAATGCTTTCACTGGACAACAAGGACATGAAAATTCAGGACCAGGGTTCTGGACTGGCTTGGGAACTGGAGGAATATTAGGATATTTGTTTGGCAGCAATAG AGCAGCAACACCCTTTTCTGACTCGTGGTACTACCCATCCTCATACTCCAGCTCGTGGAATAGGCGTGCTTATTCACCACTTCGTGGAGACCCAGGAAGCTATTCAGCGTGTTCAAGCTCAGAGCCAAAAACCAGAACAGCGTCAG GATATGGTGGTACCAGAAGACgataa
- the SARAF gene encoding store-operated calcium entry-associated regulatory factor isoform X1 has protein sequence MVSAGGPEAAGRCALFSLLLLLLIAGSARGWNDPDRVLLRDIKALTLHYDRYTTSRRLDPIPQLKCVGGTAGCDSYTPKVIQCQNKGWDGYDVQWECKTDLDIAYKFGKTVVSCEGYESSEDQYVLRGSCGLEYHLDYTELGLKKSRESGKNHGFNSFSDYYNKLYSRESCSISGVLTIVVLLAIAFGVYKFFLSNGHDSPPPYSEYPPYSHRYQRFTNSEGPSPAGFKSEFTGPHGAASGFGNAFTGQQGHENSGPGFWTGLGTGGILGYLFGSNRAATPFSDSWYYPSSYSSSWNRRAYSPLRGDPGSYSACSSSEPKTRTASGYGGTRRR, from the exons ATGGTTTCGGCCGGCGGGCCGGAAGCGGCTGGACGCTGCGCTCTGTTCAGCCTCCTTTTGCTTCTGTTGATCGCGGGCTCTGCCCGGGGCTGGAACGACCCTG ACAGAGTATTGTTGCGGGATATAAAAGCTCTTACCCTCCACTATGACCGCTATACTACTTCCCGTAGGTTGGATCCGATCCCACAGTTGAAATGTGTTGGAGGCACAGCTGGATGTGATTCTTATACCCCCAAAGTCATACAGTGTCAGAACAAAGGCTGGGATGGTTATGATGTACAG TGGGAATGTAAGACCGATTTAGATATCGCGTACAAATTTGGAAAAACTGTGGTGAGCTGTGAAGGCTATGAATCCTCTGAAGACCAGTATGTACTGAGAGGTTCCTGTGGCTTGGAGTATCACTTAGATTACACGGAACTTGGCCTGAAGAAATCGAGAGAGTCTGGAAAAAACCATGGCTTTAACTCTTTCTCTGATTATTATAATAAGTTGTACTCCCGAGAATCTTGTAGCATCAGTGGAGTGCTTACCATCGTGGTGCTACTTGCTATTGCCTTTGGAGTTTATAAATTCTTCCTTAGTAATGGTCATGATTCTCCTCCACCATATTCTGAGTATCCTCCATATTCCCATCGTTATCAGAGATTCACCAATTCTGAAGGACCCTCTCCTGCAGGCTTTAAGTCTGAGTTCACAG gaccGCATGGTGCAGCTTCTGGTTTTGGCAATGCTTTCACTGGACAACAAGGACATGAAAATTCAGGACCAGGGTTCTGGACTGGCTTGGGAACTGGAGGAATATTAGGATATTTGTTTGGCAGCAATAG AGCAGCAACACCCTTTTCTGACTCGTGGTACTACCCATCCTCATACTCCAGCTCGTGGAATAGGCGTGCTTATTCACCACTTCGTGGAGACCCAGGAAGCTATTCAGCGTGTTCAAGCTCAGAGCCAAAAACCAGAACAGCGTCAG GATATGGTGGTACCAGAAGACgataa
- the LEPROTL1 gene encoding leptin receptor overlapping transcript-like 1 encodes MAGIKALISLSFGGAIGLMFLMLGCALPIYNQYWPLFVLFFYILSPIPYCIARRLVDDTDAMSNACKELAIFLTTGIVVSAFGLPIVFARAHLIEWGACALVLTGNTVIFATILGFFLVFGSNDDFSWQQW; translated from the exons ATGGCCGGCATCAAAG CTTTGATTAGTTTGTCCTTTGGAGGAGCAATTGGGCTGATGTTTTTGATGCTTGGATGTGCCCTTCCAATATACAA ccaATACTGGCctctctttgttctgtttttttacaTCCTTTCACCTATTCCATACTGCATAGCAAGAAGATTAGTGGATGATACGGATGCTATGAGTAACGCCTGTAAGGAACTGGCCATATTTCTTACAACAGGCATCGTGGTCTCAGCTTTTGGACTCCCTATTGTATTTGCCAGAGCACACCTG ATCGAGTGGGGAGCTTGTGCACTTGTCCTCACCGGAAACACTGTCATCTTTGCAACTATCCTGGGCTTTTTCTTGGTCTTTGGCAGCAATGATGACTTCAGCTGGCAGCAGTGGTGA